The Acidithiobacillus caldus ATCC 51756 genome has a segment encoding these proteins:
- a CDS encoding YajG family lipoprotein, with amino-acid sequence MSRKTTITAKAAILISTAMLAGCAFVPDTVHPTYTPNTADTRIAPASNVRVYVLVQNDKKHKNEISVEKDGYDIPMAGVYMHVAKDFKTALEAALTDRGFAMSKDHGDKMVVVINHFFSHETNGFSGLTQKGEADITITVKSNKKTFLSKKVLVHKKLFDDNILNFSTVAYRSQIAKDLLNKAVNQIVTDPQVIDALFRAAGKTPPADLGVTVPASVSAH; translated from the coding sequence ATGTCCCGCAAGACAACCATTACCGCGAAGGCGGCAATCCTCATTTCAACTGCCATGCTTGCTGGCTGCGCGTTCGTGCCGGATACGGTACACCCGACGTACACGCCGAACACGGCCGACACAAGGATCGCACCCGCGTCAAATGTTCGCGTGTACGTCTTGGTGCAAAATGATAAAAAACATAAAAACGAAATTAGCGTCGAGAAGGACGGTTACGATATTCCAATGGCCGGAGTCTACATGCACGTCGCCAAAGATTTCAAGACAGCTTTGGAGGCCGCGCTTACCGATCGCGGATTTGCCATGTCGAAGGATCACGGCGACAAAATGGTAGTAGTGATAAACCATTTCTTTTCACATGAGACAAATGGATTTTCCGGTCTAACGCAAAAAGGAGAAGCGGATATAACGATAACGGTAAAGTCAAACAAAAAAACTTTTTTATCAAAAAAGGTCCTCGTCCACAAAAAACTTTTTGACGATAATATACTCAACTTTTCAACGGTAGCTTATCGGTCACAGATTGCAAAGGATCTACTAAACAAGGCCGTCAACCAAATCGTCACCGACCCCCAGGTCATCGACGCCCTGTTCCGCGCCGCCGGCAAGACCCCGCCCGCCGATCTGGGCGTCACCGTCCCGGCCAGCGTTTCCGCCCACTGA